A stretch of DNA from Promicromonospora sukumoe:
CAGCGCCTTGCGCGCGAGCCCGTTGCCGAGCCACTGCACCGCCTGGACGATCACCACGATGATCACCACCACGACGGCGGTCACCGCCCAGTCGTACTGGCGGTAGCCCTGCACGATCGCGAAGTCACCGAGGCCGCCGGCACCCAGGTAGCCGCCGATCGCGGACATGTCGAGCACGCCGACGAACAGGAAGGTGTACCCGAGGATCAGGGGCGCGAGCGCCTCGGGGACCAGCACCGTCCGCACGATCCGGAACGGTGACGCGCCCATGGCCCGGGCGGCCTCGACCACACCGGGGTCGATCGAGACGAGGTTCTGCTCCACGAGCCGCGCGAAGACGAACGTGGCCATGAAGCACATCGCGAAGGTGAACGCCTCGATGCCGATCGTCGAGCCGATGACGGCGCGGGTCAGCGGGCCGAGCGCCACCAGGAAGATGATGAACGGGATGGGCCGGACGATGTTCACCGCCAGGTTCAGCACCGCGAAGACGAACCGGTGCTGCAGCAGGTTGCCCGGCCGCGTCAGGTACAGCCCGAGCCCGAGCGCGAGGCCCAGGAAGCCGCCGATCAGCAGGGTGATCAGCACCATGTAGGCCGTCTGGCCCGCGGCCTCCCAGAGCAGCGGCGTCAGCCGTTCCCAGTCCTGGTTCATGCGTCCGCCCTCCCGTGATCGTCCACCCAGGTGAGGGCGCGCAGGGCCGCGACGGCGGCCTCCACGGAGCCGCCGTCGCCGACGAGCTCCACCGTCAGCGACCCGTACGGCCGCTCCGCGACCTCCGTGATGCCGCCGTACACGACCGTGCCGTCCACGCCGTGCTCGCGCAGGGTGCGCGTCAGCACGGCCGACGAGCCGGCCACCTCGTCCACACCCACGGTCACGATGTGGCCGGAGTGCCGCGTCCGCAGGCGCGCCAGCACCTCGGGCGACGGCCGGTCGCGCAGCGCGAGGGCGACGAACCGCCGCGTGGTGTCGTGCCGAGGCGAGCTGAAGACCTGGTAGGCCTCCCCCACCTCGACGACGCGCCCCCGCTCCATCACCGCGACGCGGTGGCAGATCGAGCGCACCACGTCCATCTCGTGCGTGATGACGACCACGGTGATCCCGAGCTCACGGTTGACGCGCTGGAGCAGGTCCAGCACGTCGCGCGTGGTCTCGGGGTCCAAGGCCGACGTCGCCTCGTCGGCCAGCAGGATGCGCGGGTTGGTGGCGAGCGCCCGGGCGATCCCGACGCGCTGCTTCTGCCCGCCCGACAGCGTGGACGGGTACACGCCCGCCTTGTCCGCCAGGCCGACGAAGTCCAGCAGCTCGGCCACCCGGGCGTCCCGCTTGGCGCGCGGCCAGCCGGCGACCTCCAGCGGGTAGGCGACGTTCCCCGAGACGGTCCGGGAGGCCAGCAGGTTGAACTGCTGGAAGACCATCCCGATCCCGGCCCGGACCGGCCGCAGGCGCGCCTCGCTCAGCGAGCCGAGCGAGAGGCCGTCGACCACCACGTCGCCGCCGGTGGTGCGTTCGAGTGCGTTGATCAGGCGCACCAGGGTGGACTTGCCCGCACCCGACTGCCCGATGACGCCGAAGATCTCGCCCGTCCGGATGTCGAGGGTGACCTCGTCGACGGCGCGCACCTCGGCGCCCTTCCCCCGGCCCGGGAACACCTTGCTGGCGCCCTCGAACCGGATGATGCTGCCGGTCGCCGCAGGCATCAGGAGGCGTCCTCCTGGATGCCGGCCAGGATCTCCTGCAGCTCGGCCGCGGAGTTGTCCTTGATGACGCCGGTGCCGCCCGAGGCCTCGACCACGCCCTCCTCGACCTCCGGGGAGTGGTAGATCTCGACGAGCTGCTGGAACACCTCGTTGTCCGCGTCGTCGCCACGGGCGACCCACACGTTGATGTACGGCTCGGCGGCCGAGGCGTCCGGGTCGTCGGAGAAGATGGCGTCGTCGGAGGTCAGGTCGGCGTCGCCCACGAAGTCGTTGTTGATGATCGAGGCGTCGACGTCCTGCAGCGCGAGCGCCGTCTGGGCCGCGTCGACCGGGGTCACGGTGACCTTCGACTCGTCCTCCAGCACGTCGGCCGGCGTGGAGAAGGCGCTGCCGCCGTCACGCAGCGTCACCAGGCCGGCCTCCTGCAGCACGAGCAGTGCGCGGGCCTGGTTCGTGTCGTCGTTGGGGATGGCGACCTCGCCGCCCTCGGGGATGGCCTCGACGCTGTCGTGCTTCAGCGAGTAGAGACCCAGCGGGTAGACGGCGGTGGCCGCGATCGGCGTCAGGTCCGAGCCCGTGGCCGTGTTGTAGTTGGCGAGGAACTGCAGGTGCTGGAACTGGTTCAGGTCCAGGTCGCCGTCGGTCAGGCCCTGGTTGGGCAGCTGGTAGTCGCTGAAGTTCACCAGCTCGACGGTGATGCCCTCCTCCTCTGCAAGGTCGGAGAAGGTCGTCCAGTAGTCGTCGCCGGAGTTGACGACGCCGATGCGCACCGGGTCCTCGGCGGAGCCCGCGGCGGGCGCGCTTGCCTCGGGTGCGCCGCAGGCGCTCAGTGCGAGGACTGCGGTGACGGCGAGGCCGGTCGTCAGGACGGACGTGAAACGAGACATGGGTGGTCCTCTCGGGCGCACGGGCGCGGGTATGCCAGTGCTCAGGATGCGGGGAGCCTGCGTCGGGCGCAGGCCGAGGGTGAAAGACGACGGCGGGCCACGGCCATCAGCAACGTGGCGAGCTCGGGACGATGCGGGGCGGTCCTGGGTGGACCGCGGGAACGTGCGGCGCTGTCAGCGCTCGCGCATTCGCCCGCCACGCACCCGGCCGCGACACATGGCGTCGCGACAGGTGCGCGACGTCGTGGCGAGGGTCCGGGTGCGGGTCATGCGGACATCGTGCGT
This window harbors:
- a CDS encoding methionine ABC transporter permease, producing the protein MNQDWERLTPLLWEAAGQTAYMVLITLLIGGFLGLALGLGLYLTRPGNLLQHRFVFAVLNLAVNIVRPIPFIIFLVALGPLTRAVIGSTIGIEAFTFAMCFMATFVFARLVEQNLVSIDPGVVEAARAMGASPFRIVRTVLVPEALAPLILGYTFLFVGVLDMSAIGGYLGAGGLGDFAIVQGYRQYDWAVTAVVVVIIVVIVQAVQWLGNGLARKALRR
- a CDS encoding methionine ABC transporter ATP-binding protein; its protein translation is MPAATGSIIRFEGASKVFPGRGKGAEVRAVDEVTLDIRTGEIFGVIGQSGAGKSTLVRLINALERTTGGDVVVDGLSLGSLSEARLRPVRAGIGMVFQQFNLLASRTVSGNVAYPLEVAGWPRAKRDARVAELLDFVGLADKAGVYPSTLSGGQKQRVGIARALATNPRILLADEATSALDPETTRDVLDLLQRVNRELGITVVVITHEMDVVRSICHRVAVMERGRVVEVGEAYQVFSSPRHDTTRRFVALALRDRPSPEVLARLRTRHSGHIVTVGVDEVAGSSAVLTRTLREHGVDGTVVYGGITEVAERPYGSLTVELVGDGGSVEAAVAALRALTWVDDHGRADA
- a CDS encoding MetQ/NlpA family ABC transporter substrate-binding protein; translation: MSRFTSVLTTGLAVTAVLALSACGAPEASAPAAGSAEDPVRIGVVNSGDDYWTTFSDLAEEEGITVELVNFSDYQLPNQGLTDGDLDLNQFQHLQFLANYNTATGSDLTPIAATAVYPLGLYSLKHDSVEAIPEGGEVAIPNDDTNQARALLVLQEAGLVTLRDGGSAFSTPADVLEDESKVTVTPVDAAQTALALQDVDASIINNDFVGDADLTSDDAIFSDDPDASAAEPYINVWVARGDDADNEVFQQLVEIYHSPEVEEGVVEASGGTGVIKDNSAAELQEILAGIQEDAS